From the genome of Phaeodactylum tricornutum CCAP 1055/1 chromosome 13, whole genome shotgun sequence, one region includes:
- a CDS encoding predicted protein has translation MGKSKSAKPYIDKKNASTYHLLHRSQRDVAGDVLEEGDTSAAGMVLWPSPENNKQTDEKVLISEGQSNKMSEWRQKLESLGLLDEDPDKYLKPITGTGTFLDSNGHVGNALAHSRSKPLEEDGLLEVNRQFDSIPLSAELMDEEIAAALYGDFDESDMEQLNDDFVLDAAKEPEGEEAGSFDYDEHIRALMEKARREREDVVSLPQKHVGNNDQNFFAKLKPLAENDEDDNESFADIGSYYAEATIATTPGVVSALNPDEERALCEKFEEALLEYDSDEMGDCPEYEIHGTRELEGDAQVEAALDDFLLDKEDEIFMQGNRYREKKVGGSGFSALVGKQMVPASALEGLPIGCTESVEETLRTARETLAQPLQKPPTEEVLIDGKSYFSERLRNPWDCESILSTYSNMDNNPVTIEATRRRKKKKNKAYSPQTAPGEEIRLSTKTGLPISSRIDEDEDVDESILSVNRGIARQKGESAEEKRCRKNAIKREREMARIQKKKTREIFQEEFQKRSIDVMSDDIAGKSVFRYA, from the coding sequence ATGGGCAAGAGCAAAAGCGCCAAACCGTACATTGACAAAAAGAACGCTAGCACGTATCATCTACTGCATCGTTCACAGCGTGATGTGGCCGGGGATGTTCTCGAAGAAGGGGATACGTCGGCGGCTGGGATGGTACTCTGGCCTTCCCCTGAGAATAATAAACAAACGGATGAAAAGGTGCTGATATCCGAAGGTCAAAGTAATAAAATGAGCGAATGGCGACAGAAGTTGGAGTCGTTAGGGTTGTTGGACGAAGATCCAGACAAATACTTAAAACCCATTACGGGAACGGGTACATTTTTGGACTCCAATGGACACGTGGGCAACGCTTTGGCTCATTCTCGATCGAAGCCTCTGGAGGAAGATGGATTGTTAGAAGTCAATCGCCAATTCGACTCTATTCCTCTTTCTGCAGAACTCATGGACGAAGAGATCGCAGCCGCGCTATATGGAgattttgacgaaagcgataTGGAACAGTTGAACGATGACTTCGTTTTGGATGCTGCAAAGGAACCGGAAGGTGAAGAAGCAGGCAGTTTTGACTACGACGAGCACATTCGTGCTTTGATGGAAAAGGCACGTCGAGAACGTGAAGATGTGGTGTCGCTGCCGCAAAAGCACGTCGGGAACAACGACCAAAATTTCTTTGCGAAACTCAAGCCACTGGCGGAaaacgatgaagacgacaatgAATCCTTTGCTGATATCGGCTCGTACTATGCTGAAGCTACAATAGCTACCACACCAGGTGTCGTCTCTGCTTTAAATCCCGACGAAGAGCGTGCCTTGTGCGAAAAGTTCGAAGAGGCCTTATTAGAATATGACTCGGATGAGATGGGCGACTGTCCTGAATACGAAATTCATGGAACGCGAGAGTTGGAAGGCGATGCGCAAGTAGAGGCCGCGCTTGATGATTTTTTGCTGGACAAAGAAGACGAAATATTTATGCAGGGCAATCGATATCGCGAAAAAAAGGTGGGTGGAAGTGGCTTCTCGGCTCTCGTAGGCAAGCAAATGGTCCCCGCTTCTGCATTGGAAGGACTTCCTATCGGCTGCACGGAATCTGTGGAGGAAACACTACGTACGGCACGGGAGACGCTCGCCCAACCGCTACAAAAACCCCCTACTGAAGAGGTTTTGATCGATGGAAAGTCGTACTTTTCGGAAAGATTGAGGAATCCGTGGGACTGCGAATCGATTCTCTCTACCTACTCCAATATGGACAACAACCCCGTCACAATCGAGGCTACACGGcggagaaagaaaaagaagaataaAGCTTACTCTCCCCAGACTGCACCAGGCGAAGAAATCcgtttgtcgacaaagactGGACTTCCGATTTCCTCAAGAATTGATGAGGATGAAGACGTCGACGAAAGCATCTTGAGCGTTAATCGAGGAATTGCCCGGCAGAAGGGGGAGAGCGCCGAAGAGAAACGATGCCGAAAGAATGCCATCAAACGAGAACGAGAGATGGCCAGAAtacaaaaaaagaaaacccGAGAAATTTTTCAGGAAGAGTTTCAAAAGAGGTCTATCGATGTTATGTCGGACGATATTGCGGGTAAAAGTGTCTTTCGATACGCTTAA
- a CDS encoding predicted protein, which translates to MPDRRESRRAVDAMAWILVLAGLYWFAASFFLAKRSLSQVSSCDEARVLLYETLKLGQTSGTGSVVQRRLDSILSSSASRRGGCWMDRVVDSMVFIVVDALRFDFALYNLPKSIGKRLDKAKHHASISKVADHTILTASATSYSKLYQFVADPPTVTMQRLKALTTGGLPTFADISSNFGGGTVDDDSWIRQVLLERNWERRGLSRNTKAAFVGDDTWDDLFPNIFTESYPYPSFNTRDLDTVDNGCLSHVPDLISRLRHSENSNETTTTGNDDDLELVVVHFLGVDHVGHTYGPHNQHMDAKLRQMDDALASVLDFLDSSDSCHAAMILGDHGMTEDGNHGGGTEEEVNAALFVHMSATCHVRESDKNDGPSRMDAGFLDTSRHSDLVQAAFSSIHQIDLVPTLSIMLGIPIPYANLGSLVPSLIPSQSIAAITTALALNAAQVWRYFTFYSNTANKLPGLPELESKLAMGIKMFEDALHQDDPEADEYFQAATLFKFYLREALELGQRVWTRFDDTGMTIGIIIITIGLICYAAPLVRPEKVRLLPSSQFWEVSVTTVFMVFQCGLLTFSNSYILEEQHTIMFCLTIVSVILALRIRRESAHDIMWRAVLLLPMASRLNEFFVFGHGMDPSTGLYAAHKTDHSVPLDYFGGLCGTALSCEELVGKE; encoded by the exons ATGCCCGATAGGAGGGAATCTCGCCGTGCCGTCGACGCTATGGCGTGGATTTTAGTTTTGGCTGGATTGTATTGGTTCGCGGCGTCTTTCTTTCTCGCCAAACGAAGCCTGTCTCAAGTCTCATCCTGTGACGAGGCTCGTGTTTTACTGTACGAAACGCTTAAACTCGGACAGACCTCCGGGACGGGTTCTGTTGTTCAAAGGCGCCTTGATAGTATTCTGTCGTCATCAGCATCGAGACGGGGTGGATGTTGGATGGATCGTGTCGTTGACTCCATGGTTTTTATTGTTGTCGACGCATTGCGATTCGATTTTGCCCTCTACAATCTACCCAAATCAATCGGCAAACGTTTGGACAAGGCCAAACATCATGCGTCGATTTCAAAGGTGGCAGACCATACCATACTGACAGCGTCAGCAACCTCTTACAGTAAGTTGTACCAGTTCGTGGCCGATCCTCCAACTGTCACAATGCAACGCCTTAAAGCCCTCACGACGGGAGGGCTACCAACTTTTGCCGATATCTCCAGTAATTTTGGAGGTGGAACGGTAGACGATGATTCCTGGATAAGGCAAGTACTACTCGAACGAAATTGGGAACGGCGGGGCCTGTCGAGGAACACTAAGGCCGCATTTGTTGGCGACGATACCTGGGATGACTTATTTCCGAACATTTTTACCGAATCGTATCCGTATCCATCATTCAATACCCGAGACTTGGATACAGTAGACAATGGATGTCTTTCACATGTTCCTGATCTGATTTCGCGTTTGAGACACTCGGAAAATTCAAACGAGACGACTACAACGGGTAACGACGATGATTTAGAACTAGTTGTCGTCCATTTTCTTGGTGTCGATCATGTCGGCCACACATATGGTCCTCATAATCAGCACATGGATGCCAAATTGCGCCAAATGGACGACGCTTTGGCATCAGTCTTAGACTTTTTGGACTCGTCTGATTCTTGTCATGCTGCAATGATTTTGGGTGATCATGGCATGACAGAAGACGGCAATCATGGAGGtggaaccgaagaagaagtcaACGCAGCCCTTTTCGTCCACATGTCCGCTACTTGCCATGTCAGGGAATCTGACAAGAACGACGGACCATCGCGCATGGATGCTGGCTTTTTGGATACATCTCGACATTCAGATCTCGTGCAAGCCGCATTTTCTTCGATTCATCAAATCGATCTAGTTCCTACCCTTTCGATCATGCTTGGCATTCCGATTCCTTACGCAAACCTTGGCAGCCTGGTACCGTCACTCATACCGTCCCAGTCAATAGCAGCCATCACGACTGCACTAGCACTTAACGCTGCTCAGGTTTGGAGGTACTTTACCTTCTATTCCAATACAGCCAACAAGTTACCAGGTCTACCTGAGCTAGAAAGCAAACTGGCTATGGGCATTAAAATGTTTGAGGATGCTTTGCACCAAGACGATCCAGAAGCGGATGAGTATTTCCAAGCCGCGACACTTTTCAAGTTTTATCTGAGAGAAGCGCTGGAACTTGGACAACGTGTGTGGACTCGATTTGATGATACTGGAATGACGATAGGTATCATCATCATAACCATTGGGTTGATATGTTATGCAGCCCCTCTGGTACGACCTGAAAAGGTACGATTGCTTCCATCGTCACAATTTTGGGAAGTAAGTGTTACGACGGTGTTCATGGTCTTTCAGTGTGGGCTCTTGACGTTCAGCAACAGTTATATTCTCGAAGAACAGCACACCATTATGTTTTGTTTGACTATTGTGTCGGTGATTTTGGCATTGCGAATACGCAGAGAATCGGCACACGACATCATGTGGCGCGCTGTATTGCTACTTCCCATGGCCTCTCGTTTGAACGAATTTTTTGTCTTTGGACACGGTATGGATCCTTCAACAGGATTGTACGCAGCGCATA AAACGGATCACAGTGTCCCTTTGGACTACTTCGGAGGATTATGTGGTACTGCTTTGTCTTGCGAAGAGTTGGTGGGAAAAGAGTAG
- a CDS encoding predicted protein — FNQLSLSRPLLRGVAAMGFVKPTPIQAAVIPLALAGRDICASAVTGSGKTAAFLLPILERLLHRYSGRTKAIILTPTRELAAQCLGMLTSFAQFTNLRASLIVGGAKNVNAQAAELRSRPDVIVATPGRLLDHITNSAGVTLEDIEILVLDEADRLLDLGFQDEVHELVKACPVQRQTLLFSATMNTKVDDLIQLSMKRPVRVRISDKANSMDIEVAPRLEQEFVRVRAGNEGANREGMLLALLTRTFKKQTIVFFDTKAAAHRLMILCGLCGIKCAELHGNLSQQQRLTALEEFRKGDVDVLLATDLAARGLDIDRVKTVINFEMPSQVATYVHRIGRTARAGRGGRSCTLIGEGRRHLMKELIKDAEVKNKRHTTGDTAKSSFESGVIRSRTIPPAVMGHFVAKIQSLETHVDEVFQAEAIAKMDRLAEMEVIKAQNIIQHSDEIKARPQREWFASEKQKKLTKE; from the coding sequence TTCAACCAGCTGTCATTGTCTCGTCCGCTGCTACGTGGTGTTGCCGCTATGGGATTTGTAAAGCCGACACCAATCCAAGCCGCCGTTATTCCGCTGGCTTTGGCGGGAAGGGATATCTGTGCTTCCGCCGTCACAGGTTCAGGGAAAACAGCTGCTTTTCTCTTGCCGATTCTGGAGCGCCTGCTGCATCGTTATTCTGGCCGCACTAAGGCTATCATTTTGACACCTACACGCGAATTGGCGGCTCAGTGTTTGGGCATGCTGACGTCGTTTGCCCAGTTTACCAATCTGAGGGCGTCGCTCATCGTTGGTGGTGCCAAAAACGTGAACGCACAAGCGGCCGAGCTGCGGTCTCGTCCGGACGTTATTGTTGCGACACCTGGTCGCCTTTTGGACCACATCACTAACTCGGCTGGTGTAACGTTGGAAGATATTGAGATCTTGGTACTTGACGAAGCAGATCGTTTGTTAGATTTAGGCTTTCAGGATGAAGTACATGAATTGGTCAAGGCATGTCCCGTACAGAGACAGACTCTTCTATTCTCGGCAACTATGAATACTAAGGTAGATGACCTAATTCAGCTCAGTATGAAACGCCCAGTTCGAGTTCGAATAAGCGACAAGGCGAACAGTATGGACATTGAAGTGGCGCCGCGCTTGGAGCAAGAATTCGTACGCGTTCGCGCTGGAAACGAAGGAGCTAACCGCGAGGGAATGCTGTTGGCGTTGCTTACACGAACATTCAAGAAACAAACAATTGTTTTCTTTGATACGAAAGCCGCCGCGCACCGTTTAATGATCCTTTGTGGTTTGTGCGGGATTAAATGCGCGGAGTTGCACGGCAATTTATCCCAGCAACAGCGACTAACAGCGCTTGAAGAGTTTCGGAAAGGCGACGTCGATGTTTTGTTAGCCACCGACTTGGCGGCGCGAGGTTTAGATATTGATCGCGTGAAGACCGTAATCAATTTTGAAATGCCGTCACAGGTTGCTACCTACGTCCACCGCATTGGACGTACCGCTCGTGCAGGTCGAGGAGGTCGGAGTTGCACGCTTATTGGCGAGGGGCGTCGACACTTGATGAAAGAACTAATCAAGGACGCGGAAGTCAAGAATAAACGGCACACCACAGGTGACACAGCAAAAAGTTCGTTTGAATCAGGTGTGATTCGATCACGAACAATTCCTCCCGCCGTCATGGGTCACTTTGTTGCTAAAATACAGTCTTTGGAAACACATGTAGATGAGGTCTTCCAAGCCGAAGCCATCGCAAAGATGGACCGACTAGCAGAGATGGAAGTAATCAAAGCGCAAAATATCATTCAGCATTCTGACGAGATTAAGGCACGCCCTCAACGTGAATGGTTCGCATCcgagaagcagaagaaaCTTACAAAGGAA
- the MAT1 gene encoding predicted protein (CDK7/cyclin H assembly factor MAT1), with the protein MEEDPQDDLFRCALCGTAEGDSSNLSSHTSLQTNATVRCGHQFCNSCIDRELVRKREFPCPVCQTPVKRVTLTVRSLDDVQCEKDTSWRRRVLKVFNKTEPDFSSLLEFNNYLEQVEDMIYSIVNEEPDAEACKAKIKEYENAHKTEIVIRQSQRADEERSIQDRIAAEQRSTERLRREAFDEEKAVANAKKRLKQESTQVLLGEREEVSAELRQAQMQGYRNELKRQSRGKKSSDFVSPRVREPADGWKKETLDRQLYLKRQAAGGGIPTGSIASLERNWNETVQSLFARMKA; encoded by the exons ATGGAAGAGGATCCTCAAGACGATCTTTTTCGATGCGCCTTGTGCGGGACCGCGGAAGGTGATTCATCCAATCTATCATCTCATACATCGCTACAAACGAATGCCACGGTCCGGTGTGGACATCAATT CTGTAACTCCTGCATCGATCGAGAACTCGTCCGCAAGCGTGAATTTCCCTGCCCTGTATGTCAAACCCCCGTCAAACGTGTGACGCTAACCGTCCGGAGTCTAGACGATGTCCAGTGCGAAAAGGACACATCTTGGCGTCGACGGGTACTGAAAGTCTTCAACAAAACTGAGCCAGACTTCTCTTCTCTGCTGGAATTTAACAATTATCTGGAACAAGTTGAAGACATGATCTACTCTATTGTCAACGAAGAGCCAGATGCTGAAGCTTGTAAGGCGAAGATTAAGGAGTATGAAAACGCTCACAAGACAGAAATCGTCATTCGGCAATCCCAACGCGCCGATGAGGAACGTTCCATCCAGGATCGGATCGCCGCTGAGCAAAGAAGCACCGAGCGACTCCGGCGTGAAGCGTTTGATGAGGAAAAGGCTGTCGCTAACGCTAAGAAGCGTCTAAAGCAGGAAAGTACGCAGGTGTTGCTAGGAGAACGTGAAGAAGTATCGGCGGAGCTGCGACAAGCCCAGATGCAAGGGTACCGCAATGAGTTAAAGAGGCAGTCGAGAGGTAAAAAAAGCAGCGACTTTGTCTCGCCACGCGTTCGGGAACCAGCCGATggttggaaaaaggaaacacTGGATCGGCAGCTGTATTTAAAACGGCAAGCAGCGGGTGGGGGAATACCGACGGGAAGTATTGCATCACTGGAACGCAACTGGAACGAAACGGTACAATCACTTTTTGCCAGAATGAAAGCCTAA
- a CDS encoding predicted protein: protein MATMEWNDLSSQTLPSLSGTSGSAWGYPSSSSNGNVANASDRVSRPAGNATGSLFSSPKKPRWNDDHDDTMDFVEGERRHSPIESLEDCLARHQQEMFTKLLQETHEETRRVTNERIQAQLNAAWDREQEVWIQELVGQRSLGGSSEQNRLALQSPQYSTSQSLVAVDTTRGNAVGASPFNHAFTSLHATTQDTAPPDSRLVQLHLEVVRLLGKESSPPQAAAKLERSIEATTPALSGYVTALQLVQQLIPKTTSQHAPIQHAVATLVHLCHQFRTIIVHRVRKAALAGQHAITTSYRTDLATQASAFTQISLTMDDSSPWPILYYCLRCGDAVAALEVLDSAGLASETTNLFRRVLSTLASMQENSDNASCFWQSGGLPRVALADRQALAGQFDRALNDFAKGVYALLSGLNNLPTSETIIGFMNIEDYLTGLLWKALMQENADEELISVANLIQEFGPAHFGDNESGGWSYAMPLMVTQQYSQALSHLANTGSSMGLLQASHLGLILSTCGVYDLEMPSRSTNADQRHSLDDVAAALMTAYGDTLVMDPATGALGALEYLARIPSKVRARKEVAALIAKTGEIEQLVGQIDREGIRVGGTLDMHFTATDISFLLDESAGILTRDRSNRQNVGSAAMCYLLAGRYANVLELLNQLISPARGLDDNLLFWIQQTKSFHDNYLDKPTHVGEVLEEQGKQGLIQTSRILLELNNFFHKIQEKRFNEAMTIVSKLGLVPDSQADVNTKGSDFHRLDRLVQQCYPEVLLGVMESLRFEHRQIQLDQQGGSSAVSRQRLLEIQGKARFIVTLAGLVGLVNDKVQDLSRLEALMI from the coding sequence ATGGCTACGATGGAATGGAATGATTTGTCTAGTCAGACTCTCCCAAGTCTGTCAGGGACATCGGGATCGGCATGGGGCTATCCGTCGTCATCCTCCAACGGCAACGTTGCCAACGCCTCGGATCGTGTCTCAAGACCTGCAGGGAACGCCACCGGTTCCCTGTTTTCCTCGCCGAAGAAGCCACGATGGAATGATGATCACGACGATACTATGGACTTCGTAGAAGGGGAAAGGCGGCATTCACCAATCGAGAGCCTCGAAGATTGCCTCGCACGACACCAGCAAGAAATGTTTACCAAGTTGCTGCAGGAAACACACGAGGAAACTCGTCGTGTTACTAACGAACGTATCCAAGCTCAGCTGAACGCTGCATGGGACCGGGAGCAAGAGGTTTGGATTCAGGAACTTGTGGGACAACGGAGTTTGGGTGGTTCTTCGGAACAGAATCGATTGGCCCTTCAGTCGCCGCAGTATTCGACTAGCCAGAgtcttgttgctgttgatacAACCCGCGGCAATGCTGTGGGTGCGTCCCCATTCAACCATGCATTCACATCGCTCCATGCTACGACGCAAGACACAGCGCCGCCCGATTCTCGACTGGTTCAACTGCATCTGGAGGTAGTCCGTTTGCTCGGAAAGGAAAGTTCGCCTCCGCAAGCCGCAGCGAAGCTGGAACGGTCGATCGAAGCCACCACTCCAGCGCTGTCAGGATATGTGACAGCGTTGCAACTCGTACAACAGCTCATTCCTAAAACAACTTCGCAGCACGCTCCCATTCAACATGCTGTGGCTACTTTGGTACATTTGTGTCACCAATTCCGCACCATTATCGTTCATCGCGTACGCAAAGCCGCATTGGCCGGACAGCATGCCATCACCACATCCTACCGGACGGACCTTGCAACACAGGCATCCGCGTTTACCCAAATTTCATTAACGATGGACGACAGCAGTCCCTGGCCTATCCTGTATTACTGTCTGCGTTGCGGTGATGCTGTTGCCGCGTTGGAAGTACTGGATTCCGCAGGGCTGGCATCGGAAACGACAAACCTATTTCGTCGTGTGCTTTCCACTTTGGCCAGTATGCAAGAGAACAGCGACAATGCTTCGTGCTTCTGGCAGTCCGGAGGTCTCCCTCGTGTAGCTCTCGCGGACCGTCAAGCTTTGGCCGGGCAGTTTGATCGGGCTTTGAACGATTTTGCCAAAGGAGTTTACGCCTTGCTCTCGGGATTGAATAATCTACCAACCTCGGAAACAATCATAGGGTTTATGAATATTGAGGACTACTTGACGGGGCTCTTATGGAAGGCATTGATGCAAGAAAATGCTGACGAGGAGCTTATCAGTGTGGCCAATTTGATCCAAGAGTTTGGGCCAGCGCACTTTGGCGATAACGAATCGGGCGGTTGGTCCTATGCCATGCCATTGATGGTCACACAGCAGTACAGCCAAGCTCTATCGCACTTGGCTAATACTGGTTCTTCCATGGGACTTTTGCAAGCTTCACACCTGGGGCTCATTCTGTCGACTTGCGGCGTGTACGACTTGGAGATGCCGTCAAGGTCGACgaatgcggatcaaagacACTCTTTGGACGACGTGGCCGCCGCTCTGATGACTGCCTACGGAGATACTCTCGTGATGGACCCCGCTACGGGCGCGTTAGGTGCACTTGAATACTTGGCAAGGATCCCGAGTAAAGTACGGGCCCGTAAGGAAGTTGCCGCCTTGATTGCGAAGACTGGTGAAATAGAACAACTGGTTGGCCAAATCGATCGCGAAGGTATACGTGTAGGTGGCACCTTGGACATGCACTTCACCGCCACTGATATTTCGTTCTTGCTAGATGAGTCGGCTGGAATTCTGACTCGGGATCGTAGCAATCGACAAAACGTTGGTTCGGCTGCAATGTGCTATCTTTTGGCGGGCCGATACGCCAATGTGTTGGAGCTCTTGAATCAGCTCATTTCGCCAGCACGTGGACTTGACGACAACCTTCTTTTCTGGATTCAACAAACCAAGTCTTTCCACGACAACTACCTTGATAAGCCAACACATGTTGGTGAAGTGCTTGAGGAACAAGGCAAGCAAGGCCTGATCCAAACAAGTCGCATCCTTTTGGAGCTGAACAATTTTTTTCACAAGATTCAAGAGAAGCGCTTTAACGAGGCAATGACTATTGTATCGAAGCTCGGTCTAGTGCCAGATTCTCAAGCAGATGTGAATACCAAAGGAAGCGACTTTCATCGCCTCGATCGCCTAGTTCAGCAGTGCTATCCCGAAGTTTTGCTTGGAGTCATGGAGTCCCTTCGATTTGAACACCGTCAAATACAGTTGGATCAACAGGGTGGATCTTCCGCCGTATCTCGTCAACGATTACTAGAAATTCAGGGTAAGGCGCGTTTCATTGTGACTTTGGCTGGATTGGTTGGACTTGTCAATGATAAGGTGCAAGATCTTTCACGGCTGGAAGCTCTCATGATCTGA
- the APX1 gene encoding ascorbate peroxidase (Ascorbate peroxidase (AP) is the main enzyme responsible for hydrogen peroxide removal in the chloroplasts and cytosol of higher plants; ascorbate is a strong anti-oxidant), which yields MPVSKEALSSAKEMIDALILEKNCGPIMVRVGWHDSGTFDKNVSGAWPSAGGAVGSIRFDPEITHGANAGLINAIKLLEPIKEANPDVSYADIFQMASARSIELAGGPRIDMKYGRIDSNGPENCSKEGNLPDAEPGSNGMYAGHLRKVFYRMGLNDEEIVALSGAHTFGRAYKNRSGGSSWTENFLIFDNSYYKVIPDESADPELLKLSTDKVVFMDDGFRPFAEKFRDSQDAFFESYAKAHKKLSELGSNFDPSEGISM from the exons ATGCCCGTCTCGAAAGAAGCACTTTCCTCGGCAAAAGAGATGATCGATGCCCTCATTCTGGAGAAAAATTGCGGTCCAATCATGGTACGCGTGGGCTGGCACGATTCAGGCACGTTCGATAAAAACGTCAGCGGCGCATGGCCTAGTGCCGGGGGTGCAGTCGGTTCCATCCGTTTCGATCCCGAAATTACGCACGGTGCCAACGCCGGTTTGATCAACGCCATCAAGCTCTTGGAGCCTATCAAAGAGGCCAATCCGGATGTCAGCTACGCTGATATTTTTCAGATGGCGTCGGCTCGTTCCATCGAATTGGCGGGAGGTCCTCGGATTGACATGAAGTACGGACGAATCGATTCAAACGGTCCCGAAAACTGCTCCAAAGAAGGCAACCTGCCCGATGCCGAACCGGGAAGCAACGGCATGTACG CCGGTCATTTACGTAAAGTCTTCTACCGCATGGGACTGAATGATGAGGAGATTGTTGCTCTCTCCGGTGCCCACACCTTTGGCCGCGCTTACAAAAACCGTTCCG GTGGTTCGAGCTGGACGGAGAATTTTCTCATTTTCGACAATTCGTACTACAAGGTCATCCCAGACGAGTCCGCCGATCCTGAACTACTCAAGTTGTCAACTGACAAGGTAGTTTTTATGGACGATGGGTTTAGGCCATTTGCCGAGAAATTCCGTGACTCGCAGGATGCTTTCTTCGAGTCATACGCCAAGGCGCACAAGAAGCTGTCCGAACTCGGATCCAACTTTGACCCGTCGGAAGGCATATCCATGTAA
- a CDS encoding predicted protein → MIFTFTVGKRILALAVLLGIGFSGAFAPHPLVAGHRQHNAVLVEKQRNGTPLRMSIFEGVNEPVQNYVNIWTPLFEQAKQAGIAPEVLLHWGHGGAMASVLLSMGLIGAWMGWQIRLGNGNEVNALTLGETMREAHPKIIGGALFFFLLGGQGGLVLLASQGQPILESPHAVSAVVVLSLMGIQAILPQLFETGGQLARNAHAYLGTATIAALFVHLATGVNLGLSF, encoded by the exons ATGATTTTCACGTTCACGGTGGGCAAGAGAATTCTTGCTTTGGCCGTTTTGCTTGGGATAGGTTTTTCGGGTGCATTCGCCCCGCATCCATTAGTAGCGGGCCACCGACAACATAATGCTGTCTTGGTTGAGAAACAACGTAATGGAACACCCTTACGAATGTCTATTTTCGAAGGGGTGAACGAGCCGGTGCAAAACTATGTGAACATTTG GACTCCACTATTCGAACAAGCCAAACaagctgggattgcgcccGAAGTTTTGCTTCACTGGGGCCATGGAGGAGCCATGGCGAGTGTCCTGCTGAGTATGGGATTGATAGGAGCTTGGATGGGCTGGCAGATTCGCCTGGGTAACGGCAATGAGGTGAACGCTCTTACTTTGGGTGAAACTATGCGGGAAGCACACCCCAAAATTATTGGTGGAgcgcttttcttctttttaCTGGGTGGCCAGGGAGGTCTGGTTCTGTTAGCCTCGCAGGGCCAGCCTATCCTGGAATCCCCCCACGCCGTGTCCGCTGTGGTGGTACTATCCTTGATGGGGATCCAAGCTATTCTACCTCAACTATTCGAAACAGGTGGGCAGCTCGCTCGCAACGCGCACGCCTACTTGGGGACAGCTACCATTGCCGCTCTATTTGTTCACTTGGCTACAGGAGTCAACCTTGGGCTTTCGTTTTAA